One genomic region from Vitis riparia cultivar Riparia Gloire de Montpellier isolate 1030 chromosome 17, EGFV_Vit.rip_1.0, whole genome shotgun sequence encodes:
- the LOC117904847 gene encoding probable glutathione S-transferase — MGEEVKVIGSIKSGFCARVEWALKLKGVEYEYIKEDLRNKSPMLLKYNPVHKKVPVLVHGDKPIPESLVILEYIDETWKDNPLLPEDPYERAMARFWAKYADEKCMFGAWEAFKAEGEEKEKAMESALESFAFLEKAIKGKKFFGGEKMGFLDLVVGWIPHWLSVLEEVRGMKMLDAERFPSLHEWAENFIQIPLIKECIPPRDDLVNHFHATFSSLRSLSANKP, encoded by the exons ATGGGAGAAGAAGTGAAGGTGATTGGATCTATCAAAAGCGGTTTCTGCGCCAGGGTTGAGTGGGCTCTCAAACTCAAGGGGGTGGAGTATGAGTACATAAAAGAAGATCTAAGGAATAAGAGCCCCATGCTTCTTAAGTATAACCCTGTCCACAAGAAGGTCCCAGTGCTTGTCCACGGTGATAAACCTATTCCTGAGTCACTTGTCATCCTTGAGTACATCGACGAGACATGGAAGGACAACCCTCTGCTGCCTGAAGATCCATATGAGAGAGCCATGGCTCGTTTCTGGGCCAAGTATGCTGATGAAAAG TGTATGTTTGGGGCATGGGAAGCTTTCAAGGCTGAAggggaagaaaaggagaaggCTATGGAGTCAGCACTAGAATCATTTGCATTTCTGGAGAAGGCGATAAAAGGGAAGAAGTTTTTTGGAGGAGAGAAGATGGGGTTCTTGGATCTGGTAGTGGGTTGGATACCTCACTGGCTCAGCGTTTTAGAAGAAGTTAGGGGCATGAAGATGCTTGATGCTGAGAGGTTCCCATCACTCCATGAATGGGCTGAGAACTTCATCCAAATTCCACTCATTAAAGAATGCATTCCACCTAGAGATGACTTGGTCAACCACTTCCATGCTACCTTCAGCTCCTTGCGCTCCTTATCTGCCAATAAGCCATGA